In the Novosphingobium sp. 9 genome, one interval contains:
- the hrpB gene encoding ATP-dependent helicase HrpB, with amino-acid sequence MSAVDQTLPVHAVLPALLSALRRQNSAVLIAPPGAGKTTTVGPALLSESWCEGTVILLSPRRVAARAAAERMAELLGENAGETIGYATRLDTRRSARTRVMVMTEAIFVATILADPELGGISAVLFDEAHERHLDSDLGLALAIETQAVLREDLRIVVMSATINGARFADLLGPDTPLIESEGRAWPLEVRWLGSVADERVEDAMARAVLAAWREQDGDILAFLPGVREIDRTKERLGERLPSAVILPLHGQCDPAAQRQAIRRDLEGRRRIVLATAIAETSLTLEGVSVVVDSGLSRRAEFDRAAGVTRLVTHRSSQASAGQRAGRAARQGAGTAYRLWAEAAHAGRPAFDPPEIVTSDLAPLTLSLASWGTVDPQAMAWLDVPPSVSLDVARERLLALGALDTEGRITAFGRKVATLPMEPSQAAMILRATERGAGRTAARLAMLLQERGLGGRSEDLAQRLSRWNSDRSSRADASRQLADGWMRRAAGLSPAVPEVRDDIPLGILLAFGRPDMVARRRDVAGEHWLSAGGRGYVLDPASPLAAREWLVIGDAQGQAKGARILAGVSLDDGEAEQWLATDVQRRSVLRWNAQDERVEARLERRLGAITLASGPDPAPSPSAITAFLLERIRIEGLGLVPFGKSALTLLKRARYAGVEALGEAALLQDLEEWLGPLLGRRLDSLDNGAVYEALRNRMTWDEQQALDRLAPASFTSPAGSTHAIDYEDEGGPSIEVRAQALFGLDRHPGFGRPEQPLLLKLTSPAGRPIQSTKDLPGFWRGSWRDVQRDMKGRYPRHRWPDEPWTEDPSLKTRNAFEATRKR; translated from the coding sequence ATGAGCGCTGTTGATCAAACTCTTCCCGTTCACGCTGTGCTGCCGGCACTTCTTTCAGCTCTTCGCAGGCAGAATTCGGCAGTACTCATCGCACCTCCAGGGGCAGGCAAGACGACGACTGTCGGACCGGCTTTGCTGAGCGAATCCTGGTGCGAAGGAACGGTGATTTTGCTGTCTCCACGCAGAGTCGCTGCCCGTGCCGCTGCCGAGCGCATGGCCGAACTACTGGGAGAAAATGCGGGCGAGACGATCGGCTACGCGACTCGTCTCGATACCCGCCGCTCGGCGCGTACGCGGGTGATGGTGATGACGGAGGCGATTTTTGTCGCCACAATCCTTGCCGACCCGGAACTTGGCGGGATCAGCGCGGTACTGTTCGATGAAGCTCATGAACGGCATCTCGACAGCGATCTGGGACTGGCACTGGCCATCGAAACGCAAGCCGTACTGCGTGAGGATTTGCGGATTGTGGTGATGTCCGCGACCATCAATGGCGCCCGGTTTGCCGATCTTCTGGGGCCAGATACGCCGCTGATCGAAAGCGAGGGACGCGCCTGGCCATTGGAAGTCCGTTGGCTGGGAAGCGTTGCCGATGAGCGCGTGGAGGACGCGATGGCAAGGGCAGTGCTTGCCGCATGGCGGGAGCAGGACGGGGATATCCTTGCGTTTCTTCCGGGGGTTCGCGAAATCGACCGAACGAAGGAGCGTCTTGGCGAGCGACTGCCCTCGGCGGTAATCCTTCCGCTACATGGACAGTGCGATCCGGCAGCCCAGCGTCAGGCAATCCGCAGAGATCTGGAAGGTCGACGGCGAATCGTTCTGGCAACGGCGATTGCTGAAACGTCGCTGACTCTGGAGGGGGTTTCGGTCGTAGTCGACAGCGGTCTAAGTCGCCGGGCCGAGTTTGACCGCGCGGCAGGTGTGACCCGTCTTGTTACTCATCGATCGAGCCAGGCATCTGCCGGGCAGCGTGCAGGGCGTGCCGCCCGCCAGGGTGCGGGGACAGCCTATCGGTTATGGGCTGAAGCAGCTCATGCAGGTCGACCGGCCTTCGACCCGCCGGAGATCGTCACCAGCGACCTTGCGCCGCTTACGCTCTCTCTGGCTTCGTGGGGGACAGTGGATCCGCAGGCGATGGCTTGGCTGGATGTGCCGCCGTCGGTATCGCTCGATGTGGCACGGGAGCGCCTTCTCGCACTTGGAGCGCTGGATACGGAGGGACGGATCACGGCGTTCGGGCGCAAGGTCGCAACGCTGCCGATGGAGCCTTCGCAAGCGGCCATGATCCTTCGTGCGACAGAGCGAGGCGCTGGCCGTACGGCGGCGCGCCTGGCAATGCTCTTGCAGGAACGCGGACTTGGCGGGCGCAGCGAGGATCTGGCGCAGCGGTTGTCTCGCTGGAATTCCGATCGCTCGTCTCGTGCCGATGCTTCGCGCCAGCTCGCCGATGGATGGATGCGGCGTGCAGCGGGTCTTTCGCCCGCTGTTCCCGAAGTTCGGGATGATATCCCGTTGGGTATCCTTCTTGCTTTCGGGCGCCCCGATATGGTCGCGCGCCGTCGTGATGTGGCAGGCGAGCATTGGCTTTCCGCCGGCGGGCGTGGCTATGTCCTCGATCCGGCCTCGCCACTTGCCGCGCGTGAATGGCTTGTCATCGGCGATGCGCAAGGTCAGGCGAAGGGCGCGCGGATACTTGCCGGCGTTTCGCTCGACGATGGTGAGGCCGAGCAGTGGCTTGCGACTGACGTGCAGCGCCGTTCGGTGCTGCGCTGGAATGCGCAGGACGAGCGTGTCGAGGCGCGGCTTGAGCGGCGGCTTGGGGCCATCACGCTGGCAAGTGGTCCGGATCCTGCGCCGTCGCCGTCCGCCATCACTGCCTTTTTGCTGGAACGGATACGCATCGAGGGCCTGGGCCTGGTGCCTTTCGGAAAGTCCGCGCTGACACTTCTCAAGCGAGCGCGATATGCTGGCGTTGAGGCTCTGGGCGAAGCGGCGCTGCTGCAGGATCTGGAGGAGTGGCTTGGACCATTGCTGGGGCGGCGTCTCGATTCGCTCGATAACGGAGCTGTGTACGAGGCGCTGCGTAACCGGATGACATGGGACGAGCAGCAGGCGCTTGACCGTCTTGCGCCTGCCTCGTTCACCAGCCCCGCAGGTAGCACGCATGCGATTGATTACGAGGACGAGGGCGGACCCAGTATCGAAGTGCGCGCGCAGGCTCTGTTTGGTCTCGATCGCCATCCCGGATTTGGCCGTCCGGAACAGCCGTTGCTGCTAAAGCTGACCTCGCCTGCCGGTCGCCCTATTCAGTCGACGAAAGACCTGCCGGGATTCTGGCGGGGGTCGTGGCGCGATGTGCAGCGCGATATGAAGGGGCGCTATCCCCGGCATCGCTGGCCGGACGAGCCATGGACGGAAGACCCCAGCCTAAAGACGCGCAATGCGTTTGAGGCAACGCGCAAGCGGTGA
- a CDS encoding putative bifunctional diguanylate cyclase/phosphodiesterase, producing MIVFFRLLTFMRPREHVIHPAGQLPLPVAQFLRLRDQIPWLYGLLATNSVILAYTHRAVAPTTLTITVPAVLILATLVRMAMWLTPIRAEDLAVAKVEAKLRSAVAVAVALAIGFVTWALGLDQYGNAWEHGHVAIYVAVTVLGCIFCLNYLPLAATLVGVTVIGTFLVYALLQQTEILIAIAINIGLVAAMILKLLNDSYHGFVDLELAQRDLHRKRRQAQALGTENARLAETDALTGLPNRRFFFAMLDSMIEQASADHSFCVGLIDLDRFKPINDTHGHAQGDRLLQIIGERLQSSRPDDVIVARLGGDEFGLIINGGADKAEAIANSLCTAVRAPVRLGDLGVSVGCSAGLVVFPQAGTTAHALYDRADFALYHAKNQKRGQCVRFSGELENLIRTEQALEAALQGADLQTELRLAFQPIVYTDTLEVVSVEGLARWTSPRLGVVSPEQLIQTAERVGRAREVTLTLFDKALVSLARLPANVRLSFNLSGIDLGDPGTIEALLSRIGQEHHLAHRLVFEITESSLIAEIEAAEVALRRLRAVGAQIALDDFGTGYSSLSSLHMLPLDIVKIDRSFATRLDEPSGRRLIAAIRNLARALSLDCVIEGIETESQLIGARLGGFTLAQGYYMHRPLEMADILRLLAPAPTASPHPRNRFG from the coding sequence ATGATCGTGTTCTTTCGACTTCTCACCTTTATGCGTCCGCGCGAGCACGTGATCCATCCCGCCGGCCAGCTCCCGCTGCCCGTTGCCCAGTTCCTGCGCCTGCGCGATCAAATTCCCTGGCTTTACGGGTTGCTGGCGACCAATTCCGTCATTCTGGCATATACGCACCGCGCAGTTGCCCCCACCACCCTGACAATCACCGTCCCGGCGGTTCTCATTCTGGCCACTCTGGTCCGCATGGCCATGTGGCTGACACCGATTCGTGCCGAAGATCTGGCCGTGGCAAAGGTCGAAGCGAAACTGCGCAGCGCCGTGGCAGTGGCCGTGGCGCTGGCCATCGGCTTCGTGACCTGGGCACTGGGACTGGACCAGTATGGCAACGCCTGGGAACACGGTCATGTCGCCATCTATGTGGCCGTTACCGTGCTTGGTTGCATCTTTTGCCTTAATTACCTACCGCTGGCTGCGACCTTGGTCGGCGTAACGGTAATCGGCACGTTTCTTGTTTATGCGCTACTCCAGCAGACCGAAATCCTGATCGCCATCGCGATCAACATCGGCCTTGTTGCAGCCATGATCCTAAAATTGCTGAACGATAGCTATCACGGCTTCGTCGATCTTGAACTCGCGCAACGTGACCTTCACCGCAAGCGGCGTCAGGCGCAGGCGCTCGGCACGGAAAATGCCCGCCTTGCCGAGACCGATGCTCTCACAGGCCTTCCCAATCGCCGTTTCTTTTTCGCCATGCTCGATTCGATGATCGAGCAGGCCAGCGCAGATCACAGCTTCTGCGTGGGGTTGATTGATCTGGATCGCTTCAAGCCAATCAACGACACGCACGGCCATGCGCAGGGTGACAGGCTTCTGCAGATCATCGGCGAACGACTGCAGTCTTCGCGTCCCGACGACGTGATCGTCGCCCGACTCGGCGGCGACGAGTTCGGACTGATCATCAACGGCGGCGCGGATAAAGCGGAAGCCATCGCAAATTCGCTGTGCACTGCGGTCCGTGCCCCGGTCCGCTTGGGCGATCTGGGAGTCTCGGTAGGATGCTCTGCCGGATTGGTCGTGTTTCCCCAAGCTGGAACGACAGCCCACGCGCTTTATGATCGTGCCGACTTTGCCCTCTATCACGCCAAGAACCAGAAGCGCGGCCAATGTGTCCGCTTCTCCGGCGAACTGGAAAACCTGATCCGCACCGAACAGGCGCTGGAGGCTGCACTGCAAGGCGCCGATCTGCAAACGGAACTTCGGCTGGCATTTCAGCCGATCGTCTATACCGACACTCTCGAGGTGGTGAGCGTGGAGGGATTGGCCCGGTGGACATCCCCTCGCCTTGGCGTGGTTTCACCGGAACAGCTTATCCAGACCGCAGAGCGTGTTGGCCGCGCCCGCGAAGTGACGTTGACGCTGTTTGACAAGGCGCTGGTCTCGCTGGCCAGACTACCGGCGAACGTTCGCCTGTCGTTCAACCTTTCCGGCATCGATCTTGGCGATCCGGGAACGATCGAGGCGCTGCTCTCGCGCATCGGGCAGGAGCATCACCTCGCGCATCGACTGGTGTTCGAGATCACGGAAAGTTCGCTCATCGCCGAGATCGAAGCCGCAGAGGTCGCCTTGCGTCGCCTGCGCGCAGTAGGCGCACAGATTGCGCTGGATGATTTTGGAACAGGCTATTCGAGCCTGTCATCGCTACACATGCTGCCGCTGGATATTGTCAAGATCGACCGCAGCTTCGCCACCCGCCTGGACGAACCATCAGGACGCCGGTTGATCGCAGCCATCCGCAATCTTGCACGGGCGCTGTCCCTCGATTGTGTGATCGAGGGGATCGAGACAGAAAGCCAACTCATCGGCGCACGCCTTGGCGGCTTCACCCTCGCCCAAGGCTACTACATGCACCGGCCACTGGAAATGGCCGACATTCTGAGGCTGCTCGCCCCTGCGCCCACAGCCTCACCGCATCCCCGCAACCGGTTCGGCTAG
- a CDS encoding polyprenyl synthetase family protein, whose amino-acid sequence MLALTAPGMNSVNAVILDRMQSEIPLIPALAGHLISGGGKRMRPMLMVAAAELCGYQGTRHHKLAAAVEFLHTATLLHDDVVDGSDMRRGKAAANIVFGNPATVLVGDFLFTRAFELMVEDGSLKVLKVFSKASSIIAEGEVDQLTAQRRIDTSEEHYLGIIGSKTAALFAAATRISAIVAEKSEAEEMALDAYGRNLGIAFQLVDDAIDYDSDVTESGKDKGDDFREGKMTLPVILAYARGNAEERKFWEEAIAGFRTEDSDLAHAVELINRHGCVEETRERARLYARRAVDAIAGFPAGEARSAMVEAVEFAVARRY is encoded by the coding sequence ATGCTGGCGCTGACCGCGCCGGGCATGAACAGCGTCAACGCCGTGATTCTCGATCGCATGCAGAGCGAGATTCCGCTGATTCCGGCGCTTGCCGGGCATCTGATCTCGGGCGGAGGCAAGCGCATGCGCCCGATGCTGATGGTCGCAGCGGCGGAACTTTGCGGCTATCAGGGGACACGCCATCACAAGCTGGCAGCAGCGGTGGAGTTCCTCCATACCGCAACGCTGCTGCACGATGACGTCGTGGACGGCTCGGATATGCGCCGCGGCAAGGCGGCTGCCAACATCGTCTTCGGCAACCCGGCCACGGTGCTGGTGGGCGACTTCCTGTTTACCCGCGCTTTCGAGCTGATGGTCGAGGACGGCAGCCTAAAGGTCCTCAAGGTCTTTTCCAAGGCCAGCTCGATCATCGCCGAGGGCGAGGTCGATCAGCTGACCGCGCAGCGCCGGATCGACACCAGCGAAGAGCATTATCTCGGCATCATCGGTTCCAAGACGGCAGCGCTGTTCGCCGCCGCTACGCGGATTTCCGCCATCGTCGCGGAAAAGAGCGAGGCCGAGGAAATGGCGCTCGATGCCTATGGTCGCAATCTCGGCATCGCCTTCCAGCTTGTCGACGATGCCATCGATTACGATTCGGATGTCACCGAATCGGGCAAGGATAAGGGTGACGATTTCCGCGAGGGCAAGATGACGCTCCCGGTCATTCTCGCCTATGCGCGCGGCAATGCCGAGGAACGCAAGTTCTGGGAGGAAGCCATCGCCGGTTTCCGCACCGAGGACAGCGATCTGGCCCATGCTGTAGAGCTGATCAACCGGCACGGCTGCGTCGAGGAAACGCGTGAACGCGCTCGCCTTTATGCCCGGCGCGCGGTCGATGCCATCGCCGGTTTTCCGGCAGGCGAAGCCCGTTCGGCGATGGTCGAAGCCGTCGAATTCGCGGTAGCTCGCCGCTACTGA
- a CDS encoding chorismate mutase, which produces MTQEAQTTAPDPVLAGYRASIDNIDAALIHMLAERFRITQAVGAYKAEHDLPASDPGREERQIERLRALAEDAHLDPDFGEKFLRFIIDEVIRHHERAKNA; this is translated from the coding sequence ATGACACAGGAAGCCCAGACCACCGCTCCGGACCCGGTTCTCGCCGGCTATCGCGCCAGCATCGACAACATCGATGCGGCCCTGATTCACATGCTGGCAGAACGGTTTAGGATCACCCAGGCGGTCGGCGCCTACAAGGCCGAGCACGACCTGCCCGCCTCCGATCCGGGCCGCGAGGAGCGCCAGATCGAGCGGCTTCGCGCCCTTGCCGAGGACGCCCATCTTGACCCGGACTTCGGTGAGAAGTTCCTGCGCTTCATCATCGACGAAGTGATCCGCCACCACGAACGCGCCAAGAACGCCTGA
- a CDS encoding sensor histidine kinase: MMLIAAGWISILLLLGGVALNHTLTGLLTRNFDDQLGYMLTGMIGSAEIGPDGEVFFIRPLVDQRFLEPNSGLYWQVRAAGHEDVPSRSLWDRSLDVPAGDYDTQLHTYNSKQFPGEPLRVMERAVVLPGSDAKWMFTVAASRTELDAQIKPVRAILIYSFVALGVGLLLMAGMQTWYGLFPLRHVRRAIQAMRTTGSARLDAPLPKEVEPLVHELNMLMAHTDRQAEEARTHAGNLAHALKTPLTVLNNAASAQAPDLAETVLREGAAMRRHVDHHLARARAVGRRAAGLSRTPVWSSVEAVLRAVERLYEETRFDLDGNHDVSVALEKQDLEEILGNLIENAAKYGGGSVFVTVDAVPGSSLCEIWIEDDGMGIPEAERHRIFDRGARLDTGKPGTGLGLAIVRDVVRIYDGDAELDESEDLGGLLVKLKLPRAAQ, from the coding sequence ATGATGCTGATCGCGGCGGGGTGGATCTCGATCCTGCTGCTGCTGGGCGGTGTCGCGCTCAACCATACGCTGACCGGGCTGCTGACGCGCAATTTCGACGATCAGCTGGGCTACATGCTCACCGGCATGATCGGTTCGGCGGAAATCGGCCCCGATGGCGAGGTGTTCTTCATCCGTCCGCTGGTCGATCAGCGTTTCCTCGAACCCAACAGCGGCCTCTACTGGCAGGTGCGCGCGGCGGGGCATGAGGACGTTCCCTCGCGTTCGCTGTGGGATCGCAGTCTCGACGTTCCGGCGGGAGACTACGACACGCAGTTGCACACCTACAATTCCAAGCAGTTTCCCGGCGAGCCGCTGCGGGTGATGGAGCGCGCGGTCGTGCTGCCCGGCAGCGATGCCAAGTGGATGTTCACGGTCGCGGCCAGCCGCACCGAACTCGATGCGCAGATCAAGCCGGTCCGCGCGATCCTGATCTATTCCTTCGTCGCGCTGGGCGTCGGCCTGCTGCTGATGGCGGGCATGCAGACGTGGTACGGTCTGTTCCCGCTACGTCATGTCCGTCGCGCGATTCAGGCGATGCGCACCACCGGTTCGGCCCGCCTCGACGCGCCGCTTCCCAAGGAGGTCGAGCCGCTGGTGCACGAACTCAACATGCTGATGGCGCATACCGACCGGCAGGCTGAGGAAGCGCGCACGCATGCGGGCAATCTGGCCCACGCGCTCAAGACGCCGCTGACGGTGCTCAACAACGCCGCCAGTGCGCAGGCGCCCGATCTGGCGGAAACGGTGCTGCGCGAAGGTGCGGCGATGCGGCGGCATGTCGATCACCATCTGGCGCGCGCCCGTGCGGTCGGTCGCCGCGCGGCAGGGCTTTCGCGCACACCGGTATGGTCCAGCGTGGAGGCGGTCTTGCGCGCGGTCGAGCGTCTCTATGAAGAGACGCGATTCGATCTCGACGGCAATCACGACGTTTCGGTTGCGCTGGAAAAGCAGGACCTTGAGGAAATTCTCGGCAACCTGATCGAGAATGCCGCGAAGTACGGCGGCGGCAGCGTGTTCGTGACGGTCGATGCTGTGCCCGGCTCGTCCTTGTGCGAGATCTGGATCGAGGATGACGGCATGGGCATTCCCGAGGCCGAGCGGCATCGCATCTTCGATCGCGGCGCGCGGCTCGACACCGGCAAGCCCGGCACGGGGCTGGGGCTTGCCATCGTGCGCGATGTGGTGCGGATCTATGACGGCGATGCCGAACTCGACGAAAGCGAGGATCTGGGCGGTCTGCTGGTCAAGCTCAAGCTGCCGCGCGCGGCGCAGTAG
- a CDS encoding response regulator transcription factor, which yields MRILIVEDEPTLGNQLKTTLEQNGYAVDLSVDGEDGHFLGSTEDYDAVILDLGLPEIDGLTVLGMWRREGRTFPVLVLTARDSWSDKVAGLDAGADDYLAKPFQTEELIARLRALIRRASGNTSSELIAGPVRLDTRSGRVTLSGEPVKLTAQEYKLLSYLMHHKGKVVSRTELIEHIYDQDFDRDSNTIEVFVTRIRKKLGADVITTIRGLGYSLDDPEAPRG from the coding sequence TTGCGCATCCTGATCGTCGAGGATGAACCCACACTCGGCAACCAGCTCAAGACCACGCTTGAACAGAACGGCTATGCCGTCGATCTGTCGGTGGACGGTGAGGACGGCCATTTTCTCGGCTCGACCGAAGACTACGATGCGGTGATCCTCGATCTCGGCCTGCCCGAGATCGACGGCCTGACCGTGCTGGGCATGTGGCGCCGTGAAGGCCGCACCTTCCCGGTGCTGGTGCTGACCGCGCGCGACAGCTGGTCGGACAAGGTGGCCGGGCTCGATGCAGGGGCTGACGATTATCTGGCAAAGCCCTTCCAGACCGAGGAACTGATCGCTCGCCTGCGTGCGCTGATCCGCCGTGCTTCGGGCAATACCTCCAGCGAACTGATCGCCGGGCCGGTGCGCCTCGATACCCGTTCGGGCCGCGTGACGCTGTCGGGCGAGCCGGTGAAGCTGACCGCGCAGGAATACAAGCTGCTGTCCTACCTCATGCACCACAAGGGCAAGGTGGTGAGCCGCACCGAACTGATCGAGCATATCTACGATCAGGATTTCGACCGCGATTCGAACACCATCGAGGTTTTCGTCACCCGCATCCGCAAGAAACTGGGCGCGGACGTCATCACCACCATCCGTGGTCTCGGCTACAGCCTCGACGATCCGGAGGCGCCGCGCGGCTGA
- a CDS encoding PepSY domain-containing protein: MTPRSGLLLALSSVASVSALMLVPVVSAHADDPGRGDQGEVRKERRAGNVRSLREIEREILPRMAGMQYLGPEYDPAAMAYRLKFIRNGRVSFVDVDARTGRIIGQSR; this comes from the coding sequence ATGACACCGCGTTCCGGCCTTCTTCTCGCGCTCAGCAGCGTAGCGAGCGTTTCAGCGCTGATGCTTGTCCCGGTCGTTTCGGCGCATGCCGACGATCCGGGGCGGGGCGATCAGGGCGAAGTGCGCAAGGAACGGCGCGCGGGCAACGTGCGCTCGCTGCGCGAGATCGAGCGCGAAATTCTGCCGCGCATGGCGGGCATGCAGTATCTTGGCCCTGAATACGATCCGGCGGCCATGGCCTATCGCCTGAAGTTCATCCGCAACGGGCGCGTGTCTTTCGTCGATGTCGATGCCCGCACCGGCCGGATCATCGGCCAGAGCCGCTGA
- a CDS encoding ABC-F family ATP-binding cassette domain-containing protein has product MAQAPILSWENLGLVQGNGWLFQGLDINIGPRDRLALIGRNGAGKSTLLKLIAGTVEGDKGTRSVQPGIRVVTLEQDPFFTGYDTLLDFAIHGDNPPPRHEVEAIADQLGIDLSREAKSASGGERRRAALCRALASEPDLLLLDEPTNHLDLAAIDWLESWLQRYNGACVVISHDRTFLTRLTNATLWLDRGALRRKDIGFGGYEAWEEEVYAEEARAAQKLDAKLKIEAHWLERGVTARRKRNQGRLAKLWEMRAQRAAMVGPQGAAKLAVVADDSKTKSVIVAEKVTKAFGAGDTQRTVIKDFSIRIQRGDRIGIVGANGSGKSTLLKLFMGELEPDSGTITLANSLDATVIDQQRSRMAPEKTVREVVAEGSDWIDVRGVRKHIHGYLKDFLFEPSLVEAKVGTLSGGERSRLLFAREFAQTSNLLVLDEPTNDLDLETLDLLQEVIADYDGTVLIVSHDRDFLDRTVNITLGLDGSGYVDMIVGGYADWEAKRRERTSGAAKKAKAEGAAPPPPMPPKKAKLSYKDQRDYDLLPKRIEELEAAIARDEEAMSDPALYTRDPKKFASLSDTIAKARADKDAAEERWLELAEQVEG; this is encoded by the coding sequence ATGGCACAAGCACCGATCCTCAGCTGGGAAAACCTCGGCCTCGTCCAGGGCAATGGCTGGCTCTTTCAGGGCCTCGACATCAATATCGGCCCGCGTGACCGGCTGGCACTGATCGGGCGCAACGGCGCCGGCAAGTCCACCCTGCTAAAACTGATCGCCGGTACGGTCGAAGGCGACAAGGGCACGCGCTCGGTGCAGCCCGGCATCCGCGTCGTCACGCTGGAGCAGGACCCGTTCTTCACCGGCTACGACACGCTGCTCGATTTTGCGATCCACGGCGACAATCCGCCGCCCCGGCACGAGGTGGAGGCCATCGCCGACCAGCTCGGCATCGACCTTTCGCGCGAGGCCAAGAGCGCCTCGGGCGGTGAGCGCCGCCGCGCCGCGCTGTGCCGCGCGCTGGCCTCAGAGCCTGACCTGCTGTTGCTCGACGAGCCGACCAACCACCTCGATCTGGCCGCGATCGACTGGCTGGAAAGCTGGCTCCAGCGCTACAACGGCGCCTGCGTCGTCATCAGCCACGACCGTACCTTCCTCACCCGCCTGACCAATGCGACGCTGTGGCTCGACCGCGGCGCGCTGCGCCGCAAGGACATCGGCTTCGGCGGCTACGAGGCGTGGGAAGAGGAAGTCTACGCCGAGGAAGCGCGCGCGGCGCAGAAGCTCGACGCCAAGCTCAAGATCGAGGCGCACTGGCTGGAACGCGGCGTCACCGCGCGGCGCAAGCGCAACCAGGGCCGCCTTGCCAAGCTGTGGGAAATGCGCGCGCAGCGCGCCGCGATGGTCGGGCCGCAGGGCGCCGCCAAGCTGGCGGTGGTGGCCGACGATTCGAAGACCAAGTCGGTGATCGTCGCCGAGAAGGTGACGAAGGCCTTCGGGGCCGGAGACACCCAGCGCACTGTCATCAAGGACTTCTCGATCCGCATCCAGCGTGGCGACCGCATCGGCATCGTCGGCGCGAACGGATCGGGCAAGTCGACGCTGCTCAAGCTGTTCATGGGCGAACTGGAACCCGATTCGGGCACCATCACGCTCGCGAACTCGCTCGATGCCACGGTGATCGACCAGCAGCGCAGCCGCATGGCGCCTGAAAAGACCGTGCGCGAAGTGGTGGCCGAGGGCAGCGACTGGATCGACGTGCGCGGCGTGCGCAAGCACATCCACGGCTACCTCAAGGACTTCCTGTTCGAACCCTCGCTGGTCGAGGCCAAGGTCGGCACACTGTCGGGCGGCGAGCGCTCGCGCCTGCTGTTCGCCCGCGAATTCGCGCAGACCTCGAACCTCCTGGTGCTCGACGAGCCGACCAACGATCTCGATCTCGAAACGCTCGACTTGCTTCAGGAAGTGATCGCGGACTACGACGGCACCGTGCTGATCGTCAGCCATGACCGCGACTTCCTCGACCGCACGGTGAACATCACGCTGGGGCTGGACGGCTCGGGCTATGTCGACATGATCGTCGGCGGCTATGCCGACTGGGAGGCCAAGCGGCGCGAGCGGACCTCGGGCGCGGCGAAGAAGGCCAAGGCGGAAGGCGCCGCCCCTCCCCCGCCGATGCCGCCCAAGAAGGCCAAGCTCTCCTACAAGGACCAGCGCGACTACGATCTGCTTCCCAAGCGCATCGAGGAACTGGAAGCCGCCATCGCCCGTGACGAGGAGGCGATGTCCGATCCGGCGCTCTACACCCGCGACCCGAAGAAATTCGCCAGCCTGTCCGACACCATTGCCAAGGCCCGCGCCGACAAGGACGCCGCCGAAGAGCGCTGGCTGGAATTGGCGGAGCAGGTGGAGGGCTGA
- a CDS encoding TM2 domain-containing protein, with the protein MFKDNKGKLMGDERAVLASARAQMMYDANRKSPGVAYLLCIFFGGFGAHRFYLGSKLGGGLQLGLWLLGWVTLFIAWIPLGIWIIIDLFLIPGIAREKNMALADHFAFD; encoded by the coding sequence GTGTTCAAAGACAACAAGGGGAAACTCATGGGTGATGAGAGAGCCGTGCTGGCAAGTGCCCGCGCGCAGATGATGTATGATGCCAACAGAAAGTCGCCGGGGGTGGCGTATTTGCTGTGCATCTTCTTCGGTGGTTTCGGGGCGCACCGGTTCTATCTGGGCTCGAAGCTTGGCGGCGGTTTGCAGCTGGGATTGTGGCTGCTGGGCTGGGTCACGCTGTTCATTGCGTGGATTCCGTTGGGAATCTGGATCATCATCGACCTGTTTCTCATTCCCGGCATCGCGCGGGAAAAGAACATGGCCCTGGCCGATCACTTCGCGTTCGATTGA
- a CDS encoding helix-turn-helix domain-containing protein codes for MKNRIRDIRQLKSLTLAEVAAACSPPTTAQTIGRLETGMRNLSLDWMNRIAAALDVEPEMLLASESAASTPRIVADLTARGAQALAAPREAILPGTLVADAEWLVVTVTEPLDDHRPGDQIWLRRLSPDMAPLGREVLVPLPGERFAYGRLFARDENGIGLLPLGRSAVPTTLTGPTWIAVAEMLVRKL; via the coding sequence ATGAAGAACCGTATCCGCGATATCCGTCAGCTCAAGAGCCTCACCCTTGCCGAGGTGGCTGCGGCCTGCTCGCCGCCCACCACGGCGCAGACCATCGGGCGGCTGGAGACGGGGATGCGCAATCTCTCGCTCGACTGGATGAACCGCATCGCCGCGGCGCTGGACGTGGAGCCGGAGATGCTGCTCGCCAGCGAGAGCGCGGCCTCCACACCGCGCATTGTCGCCGACCTGACCGCACGCGGCGCACAGGCGCTGGCCGCGCCGCGCGAGGCGATACTGCCTGGCACGCTTGTCGCCGATGCCGAGTGGCTGGTCGTCACCGTCACCGAACCGCTCGACGATCATCGCCCCGGCGATCAGATCTGGCTGCGGCGCCTGTCGCCGGACATGGCGCCGCTCGGCCGCGAGGTGCTGGTGCCCCTGCCCGGCGAACGGTTCGCCTATGGTCGCCTCTTCGCGCGCGATGAAAACGGCATCGGCCTGCTTCCGCTCGGTCGCAGCGCCGTGCCGACCACCTTGACCGGCCCGACATGGATTGCCGTCGCCGAGATGCTGGTCAGGAAACTTTGA